A window from Phaeocystidibacter marisrubri encodes these proteins:
- a CDS encoding Crp/Fnr family transcriptional regulator — translation MREYLKSFDILTEDEIDLFEKLIVRKSIKKGDFFIQEGHTCKEIAFIESGLFRSYYYSSEGEEVTYCFSFSNSFTSAYSSFLSQTPTVENIQALTDCELLTISRREILKLEKTSYNWLKLFKVMAEQEFIGMEKRIFLLQRGTAEIRYRDLLSHQPEYLRLIPLSYLSSYLGVTPRHLSRIRKAISN, via the coding sequence ATGAGGGAATATTTGAAATCATTTGATATCCTGACGGAGGATGAAATCGATTTGTTCGAGAAGCTGATCGTTCGGAAGTCCATCAAGAAAGGCGACTTCTTCATACAAGAAGGACATACGTGTAAGGAAATTGCCTTCATTGAATCTGGGCTTTTTCGTTCCTATTACTATTCTTCAGAAGGGGAGGAGGTTACCTATTGTTTCTCCTTTTCCAATTCCTTCACAAGTGCGTATTCTTCTTTCTTATCTCAGACGCCAACAGTAGAGAATATTCAAGCCCTCACGGATTGTGAGTTGTTGACCATTTCTCGGCGTGAGATTCTCAAATTGGAGAAGACGAGCTACAATTGGTTGAAGTTGTTTAAAGTGATGGCCGAGCAGGAATTCATAGGTATGGAGAAAAGGATATTTCTCTTGCAAAGGGGGACGGCCGAAATTCGCTACCGTGACTTGTTGAGCCATCAACCGGAATACTTGCGCTTGATTCCTCTGAGCTATTTGTCCTCTTACCTCGGGGTCACTCCTCGCCATTTAAGCCGAATCCGAAAAGCGATTTCGAATTAG
- a CDS encoding HNH endonuclease has product MRNPKWHRDEIILALDLYFRTEPGQIHARNPEVIELSEILNKLPIHEERPDQVKFRNPNGVGLKLSNFLAIDPDYNGKGMESYSKLDKEVFEEFLNDKDELHAIALKIKQTSINSKLGIKLYKIEDDEDEESFKVKEGKVIYKLHKHIERNPKINKKKKESYLKKHGKLDCEVCGFDFYEKYGELGMGFMECHHRRPLHEIKEETETSLKDLALVCANCHRMLHRVLDTLSVEELKNKIKR; this is encoded by the coding sequence ATGAGAAATCCCAAATGGCATAGAGATGAAATAATTCTAGCCCTTGACTTGTATTTTAGAACCGAACCAGGTCAAATCCATGCCAGAAATCCTGAAGTAATTGAGCTTTCTGAAATTTTAAATAAACTTCCAATTCATGAGGAACGACCTGACCAAGTTAAGTTTAGAAACCCAAATGGTGTTGGACTAAAACTGAGCAATTTTCTCGCAATTGATCCGGACTATAACGGAAAAGGAATGGAATCCTATAGTAAGTTGGATAAAGAAGTTTTTGAAGAATTTTTAAACGATAAAGATGAGCTGCATGCAATAGCATTAAAAATCAAACAGACCTCTATTAATTCAAAACTTGGAATCAAACTATACAAGATTGAAGATGATGAAGATGAAGAATCTTTCAAAGTCAAAGAAGGCAAAGTCATTTATAAACTTCACAAACACATTGAGCGTAACCCGAAAATCAATAAAAAGAAAAAAGAAAGTTATCTAAAGAAACATGGAAAGCTCGACTGCGAAGTTTGCGGTTTTGACTTTTATGAAAAATATGGTGAACTAGGAATGGGGTTTATGGAGTGCCATCATCGAAGACCACTTCATGAAATAAAGGAAGAAACCGAAACATCTCTAAAGGACTTGGCTTTAGTCTGTGCTAATTGCCACCGAATGTTGCATAGAGTTTTAGATACTCTCTCGGTTGAAGAATTAAAAAATAAAATAAAGCGGTAG
- a CDS encoding helix-turn-helix domain-containing protein has product MDYLVTQPDGELKNYISHYWVGTWNLDSTPPNDSYYVIASSTTEFTFGFSGSGKEDDLLFSIVHGHTQEPLQKMVEGYYHLIGVSIYSHAIPSLFNIPAYDLNREFLPLSIFLGGEGEELNDRIANARTSRERLEILDDYFKGRLKHQRESDVRMLKAIKEVKRFNGNSKIIDLASDSFLSQKQFNRRFKDFSGFNPKTFSKIIRLESAIKNYPAFPSLTELALKVGYYDQAHFIREFKELTGFSPREFWKLSEK; this is encoded by the coding sequence ATGGATTACCTCGTTACCCAACCAGACGGTGAGTTGAAAAACTACATCAGCCATTATTGGGTGGGTACATGGAATCTAGATAGTACTCCTCCAAACGATTCCTACTACGTAATCGCCAGTAGTACCACGGAGTTTACGTTTGGTTTTAGTGGGTCGGGCAAAGAAGATGATCTTCTGTTTTCCATTGTACACGGGCATACGCAAGAGCCGCTTCAAAAGATGGTAGAGGGCTATTATCACTTGATTGGAGTGTCCATATATTCCCATGCCATCCCCTCACTATTCAATATTCCAGCGTACGATTTAAATCGGGAGTTTTTGCCGTTGTCGATTTTTTTGGGAGGCGAGGGAGAAGAGTTGAACGATAGAATCGCCAATGCGAGAACTTCCCGCGAACGCTTAGAAATACTCGATGATTACTTTAAGGGGCGCTTGAAGCATCAGCGGGAGAGCGATGTGAGAATGCTTAAGGCGATAAAGGAAGTTAAACGCTTCAATGGCAACTCTAAAATCATAGATCTGGCGAGTGATTCCTTTCTTTCTCAGAAACAATTTAACCGTCGTTTTAAAGACTTTTCAGGTTTCAATCCCAAGACGTTTTCGAAGATTATTCGTTTGGAATCGGCCATAAAGAACTATCCAGCGTTCCCCAGTTTAACGGAATTGGCACTCAAAGTGGGGTACTATGACCAAGCTCACTTTATTCGCGAATTCAAAGAACTCACGGGTTTTAGTCCGCGTGAGTTTTGGAAGTTGAGTGAGAAATAG
- a CDS encoding serine hydrolase domain-containing protein, with translation MSYQYSVPESGDWQTSHFKAYDIDSSGIYQLFNQLNEGGHAIHSILLVVDEKLVIEEYFDEYSRLDRHDLRSVSKSIRSLLMGIAIDRGFIESIDDPIYKYLRHPTPQKNMDSRKEQITIRHLLTMSTGLDCNDWDRHSLGQEDRIYKKDDWLQYFIDLPMVNDPGAVSHYCSMGTVLAMEVIAQAANMPIDEFANQYLFEPLGIENVGWEHTSQKEISSSAYRLSMTPRDMAKIGQLVLNGGDWNGRQIVSEVWIEESTSALTSITGIPYGLLWWRIPLVEGDQKYELIAATGNGGQYIMICPELDMIAVFTGGAYNSEDDKFPFVIMREIFIHTFKGN, from the coding sequence ATGTCTTACCAATATTCGGTGCCAGAATCGGGGGATTGGCAAACATCACACTTCAAAGCCTACGATATCGACTCTTCTGGAATTTATCAGTTGTTCAATCAACTGAATGAAGGCGGTCATGCAATCCACAGTATCTTATTAGTAGTGGATGAAAAGCTAGTAATAGAGGAGTATTTTGATGAATATAGCCGACTAGATCGTCATGATCTTCGATCTGTTAGTAAGAGTATTCGATCCCTTTTAATGGGGATTGCAATAGATCGTGGTTTCATTGAAAGCATAGATGATCCCATCTACAAATACTTGCGTCATCCAACACCACAAAAAAACATGGATAGCCGCAAGGAGCAGATTACGATTCGACATCTCTTGACCATGTCTACAGGTCTCGATTGCAATGATTGGGACCGTCACTCCTTGGGTCAAGAAGATAGGATTTACAAGAAGGACGATTGGCTCCAGTACTTCATCGATCTTCCCATGGTGAATGATCCGGGCGCTGTGTCCCACTATTGTAGTATGGGCACCGTGCTTGCCATGGAAGTGATTGCTCAGGCTGCAAACATGCCGATCGATGAATTTGCCAATCAGTATTTGTTTGAACCGCTAGGGATTGAAAATGTCGGGTGGGAGCATACTTCTCAGAAGGAGATCAGTTCATCGGCTTATAGACTGTCTATGACCCCACGAGATATGGCCAAGATCGGTCAGTTGGTTCTGAATGGGGGAGATTGGAATGGCCGTCAGATTGTATCGGAAGTTTGGATAGAAGAATCCACCTCTGCATTAACCTCCATCACGGGCATACCGTATGGATTGCTATGGTGGAGAATTCCCCTTGTTGAGGGAGATCAGAAGTACGAGTTGATTGCAGCAACGGGGAATGGAGGTCAGTATATCATGATTTGTCCGGAGTTGGATATGATTGCCGTTTTTACGGGAGGTGCCTATAATTCTGAAGACGACAAATTTCCCTTTGTGATTATGAGAGAAATATTTATTCACACTTTTAAAGGTAATTGA
- a CDS encoding NAD(P)H-dependent oxidoreductase, whose protein sequence is MKQIVVIVGHPNKESFNYALADAYVQGALQSEAQVSRINIADLDFNPNMSSGNRQASQLEPDLKEAIEKIKKADHIVWIYPMWWYGSPALMKGFIDRTFLPGIAYKYVEGKAFPKKLFKGKTARLIITADTPRWYDYLFMKSPAINQLKKGTLQFSGVSPVKVSFIAPIIKSKETFRTQWLQKVTALGRDLK, encoded by the coding sequence ATGAAACAGATCGTAGTCATTGTAGGGCATCCCAATAAAGAAAGCTTCAATTACGCTTTAGCCGATGCTTACGTTCAAGGCGCCCTTCAATCCGAGGCACAAGTGAGTCGTATCAACATTGCAGACCTAGACTTCAACCCCAATATGTCATCCGGAAATCGGCAGGCCTCCCAACTGGAACCAGACCTAAAAGAGGCGATTGAAAAAATCAAGAAGGCCGATCACATTGTGTGGATTTACCCCATGTGGTGGTACGGTTCTCCTGCATTGATGAAGGGGTTTATCGACCGGACCTTTCTTCCGGGGATTGCTTACAAGTATGTTGAAGGCAAGGCGTTTCCCAAAAAATTATTCAAGGGTAAGACTGCTCGTTTAATCATCACGGCAGATACTCCTAGGTGGTATGATTATCTCTTTATGAAGAGTCCTGCCATTAATCAACTCAAGAAAGGCACCTTACAATTCAGTGGAGTGAGTCCAGTCAAGGTCTCTTTTATCGCACCTATTATTAAATCGAAGGAAACGTTTCGAACCCAATGGCTGCAAAAAGTGACAGCATTGGGACGAGACTTGAAGTGA
- a CDS encoding CPBP family intramembrane glutamic endopeptidase: MIKHREKISKTKTVLVYIATLLLGYVLFIIPDVFFGVTKINGGKQGVNLLFIALFQFLSISALLYVSLKLLKVDFTFIGLKFTNFKKDVLLGIVFGALWTILQFVIFIPFTGGADRADIKGMLQMYDGSLTGLLSFIALGVIGGGITEELFNRGFLINVLKGVFQNPRTGLWISAVLSILIFSLGHMPVTALDWFDILVPTLMYTLLFVFTKRLTASIVAHGVYNSSAILLTYYMYSDFV, encoded by the coding sequence ATGATAAAGCACCGTGAAAAAATAAGTAAAACGAAGACTGTACTTGTTTACATAGCAACCCTGTTATTGGGCTATGTACTATTTATCATTCCAGATGTCTTCTTTGGAGTGACAAAAATCAATGGAGGTAAGCAAGGTGTCAATTTACTTTTCATTGCCCTCTTCCAGTTTTTATCCATTTCGGCATTACTGTATGTCTCGCTAAAACTACTGAAGGTGGATTTTACGTTCATCGGTTTAAAATTCACGAACTTCAAGAAAGACGTGCTTCTAGGGATAGTTTTTGGTGCCCTCTGGACTATTCTACAATTTGTCATATTTATTCCTTTCACGGGAGGAGCCGATCGGGCGGACATCAAAGGGATGCTTCAGATGTACGACGGGAGTCTAACAGGACTTCTATCCTTTATTGCTCTTGGTGTGATCGGTGGCGGCATTACCGAAGAGTTGTTTAATAGAGGGTTTCTCATCAATGTCCTCAAGGGGGTGTTTCAGAACCCTAGAACGGGGTTGTGGATATCTGCCGTCCTGTCTATTCTGATATTTTCATTGGGCCATATGCCGGTAACCGCATTGGATTGGTTTGATATCCTTGTGCCGACCCTCATGTATACCTTGTTGTTTGTTTTTACAAAAAGACTCACGGCCTCTATTGTAGCCCATGGTGTGTACAATTCGTCAGCCATCCTTCTTACATACTACATGTATTCAGACTTCGTGTAA
- a CDS encoding serine hydrolase, producing MKIQSLFIAFLLLLNTSIVLAQVSTDSELFITLKTQDSLFFERGFNQCDLVFLESHLTEDLKFYHDQSGFQDREAFFENTRKYICSGSGAKPIRTVDPTSLAVFPLYDEGEIYGAIQTGVHHFYLREQGVEDVWTSTAKFTHVWVLDNEAWKLSEVLSYDHQPPTNEQSLNTIEQLLVESNVPALGLGIIENGQLTKVEVYGTLDGKRTAPYNTIFKVASLTKPIVALLTLKLIDEGLLELDEPLYKYWVDPDLVDDARHKLLTPEIILSHQTGFPNWRYMTEANVLAFQFDPGTRYQYSGEGFEYLRKAIENKLGKSMEELAEEKLFGPLGMNDTRFWWDAGMDESRYAYNFNENGEMIEVDKYYEANAAANLLTTVEDYGKFAAYVVNGADLSDTLFQNMLAHHVQLRENDFFGLGWEILTGFPNDEYALLHTGKDPGVSTLVIVFPHSKNGYIIFLNGDHTDPVYEEILTHQLYLGEALWNKR from the coding sequence ATGAAAATCCAAAGTCTGTTCATAGCATTTCTGCTCCTGTTGAATACCTCTATAGTACTGGCTCAAGTGTCAACGGATTCGGAGTTGTTTATCACCCTAAAAACACAAGACAGCCTTTTCTTTGAAAGAGGTTTTAACCAATGTGATTTGGTTTTCTTGGAGAGTCATTTGACGGAGGATCTAAAGTTCTATCACGACCAAAGTGGGTTTCAAGACAGGGAGGCTTTTTTTGAGAACACTAGGAAGTACATCTGCTCTGGCTCTGGGGCTAAACCCATTCGCACCGTGGATCCAACCAGCTTAGCGGTCTTTCCCTTATATGATGAAGGCGAGATTTACGGGGCTATTCAGACAGGCGTTCATCATTTCTACCTCAGAGAACAAGGGGTAGAGGATGTTTGGACAAGCACGGCAAAGTTTACCCATGTTTGGGTTTTGGACAACGAGGCTTGGAAATTGAGCGAAGTGCTGAGCTACGACCATCAACCACCAACGAATGAGCAATCGCTCAACACCATTGAACAATTATTGGTGGAGAGCAATGTTCCTGCTTTAGGGCTTGGCATTATTGAGAATGGCCAATTGACGAAAGTGGAAGTGTATGGAACCTTGGACGGAAAGCGAACGGCACCCTACAACACCATTTTCAAAGTGGCATCACTTACAAAGCCAATTGTAGCCTTGCTTACTTTAAAGTTGATTGATGAAGGTCTGTTGGAACTGGATGAGCCACTTTATAAATATTGGGTGGATCCCGACCTTGTAGATGACGCACGCCACAAGTTGTTAACGCCAGAAATTATTCTCTCTCACCAAACGGGTTTCCCCAATTGGCGGTACATGACCGAGGCCAATGTGCTTGCTTTTCAATTTGATCCGGGTACGAGGTATCAGTATTCTGGCGAAGGTTTTGAGTATCTGCGAAAGGCGATAGAAAACAAGTTGGGGAAGAGCATGGAAGAGTTAGCAGAAGAGAAGTTGTTTGGTCCTTTGGGAATGAATGACACTCGTTTTTGGTGGGATGCAGGCATGGACGAATCGAGATATGCGTATAACTTCAATGAGAATGGTGAAATGATAGAGGTCGATAAGTACTACGAAGCCAATGCTGCGGCCAATCTGCTAACTACGGTTGAAGATTATGGCAAATTCGCAGCTTATGTGGTCAATGGTGCGGATCTCTCGGATACCTTATTTCAGAATATGTTAGCTCACCATGTTCAACTCCGAGAAAACGACTTTTTCGGTCTGGGGTGGGAAATTCTAACCGGTTTTCCAAATGATGAATATGCCTTGCTACACACAGGTAAAGATCCGGGTGTGAGTACATTGGTCATCGTCTTTCCTCATTCCAAAAACGGCTATATCATCTTTCTTAACGGAGATCATACCGATCCCGTGTATGAAGAAATCTTGACCCATCAACTCTATTTGGGAGAAGCCCTCTGGAACAAACGCTGA
- a CDS encoding PIN domain-containing protein, which translates to MIYLALDTNIWLYLANGLDPISNKDHGNLHFELIDRLRDFVQRAEITILVNEVIISEWERNKEHAKHRIEKLKRKAENPKQAFAEIKRYVSRNVDEIEKEFIAGLVRDIELNEEHIVKVETFLKEECQIIPVRDELKIKVFNLSISGKAPFHNKKNNIADASILFSIVNYLEGLTYSGDNQVIFVSNNTEDFTDGKNKDEFHPDIQKELGNKNIQYQRVLPSALELSETILLQIEEHRKHEAWLESVSFSCISNLCVHSESFTPWGYLDKELEVKYESNETIDPDQLDLFPELPRQPKESKKIGISECVICSTTHLLCPDCDELISVEDETEKLSCPECQTQIQIIHDQDPFLLVYDLKEDLIA; encoded by the coding sequence TTGATATATCTTGCTCTCGATACGAATATTTGGCTCTACTTAGCCAATGGACTAGACCCTATTTCAAACAAGGATCACGGTAACCTTCATTTCGAGTTAATTGACAGACTACGCGATTTTGTTCAGCGAGCAGAAATTACAATTCTCGTTAATGAGGTAATTATATCGGAGTGGGAGAGAAATAAGGAACATGCTAAACATCGAATAGAGAAACTTAAACGGAAAGCAGAAAATCCCAAACAGGCTTTTGCCGAAATAAAAAGGTATGTCTCCAGGAACGTTGATGAAATTGAAAAAGAATTTATTGCTGGGCTAGTGAGGGACATTGAGCTAAATGAAGAACACATAGTTAAAGTGGAAACGTTCTTAAAGGAGGAATGTCAAATTATTCCAGTCAGAGATGAACTAAAAATTAAGGTTTTCAACCTCTCAATTTCTGGAAAAGCCCCTTTCCACAATAAAAAGAACAATATCGCAGATGCTTCAATTTTGTTTTCAATAGTCAATTATTTGGAAGGACTCACATATTCCGGAGACAACCAAGTAATCTTCGTCTCAAATAATACCGAGGACTTTACAGACGGAAAGAATAAGGATGAGTTTCATCCCGACATCCAAAAGGAACTAGGAAATAAAAACATACAATATCAAAGAGTACTCCCATCTGCCTTAGAATTGAGCGAAACAATTCTTCTCCAAATTGAAGAACATAGAAAGCATGAAGCATGGTTGGAATCCGTTTCTTTTAGCTGCATCTCCAACCTTTGTGTTCATTCGGAGAGTTTCACTCCATGGGGATATCTAGATAAAGAATTAGAAGTAAAGTACGAATCAAATGAAACTATTGACCCAGACCAATTAGACTTATTTCCAGAATTGCCAAGGCAACCAAAAGAAAGCAAGAAAATAGGAATTAGTGAATGTGTCATTTGTTCCACAACTCATCTTCTTTGCCCCGATTGTGATGAATTGATTAGTGTTGAGGATGAAACGGAAAAGCTTTCTTGTCCAGAGTGCCAAACACAAATACAAATTATTCACGATCAAGACCCGTTTTTACTAGTTTACGATTTGAAGGAAGATTTAATCGCATAA
- a CDS encoding C45 family autoproteolytic acyltransferase/hydolase has translation MYHPRFYGDFYNMGLKYGSLLLNKANFVLPEISKEKFEFGLQSYAHLQNFYSEVIEEIEGFAEGIKDKPENVGAFLLSLGVFNSAGQCSVFAFRNKESVLFGRNYDMLFEFKKFTESSLIAPQGKFAYICQSDVFIGRSDGINEKGLAIAMSFVNGTRIQPGVSFHFIVRRVLEECESTQQAVELIQEAHVSSANNFLIADRSGDLAVVESCPQKAMVRKPKSDENFISITNQFQLAEMKSFDDGGVEWSKSIERYEGLERQLKGMSSIDLDRAKEVLSDECVCLDLKKQGFGTIWSVVSNLNELRIERAEAKPKVKNYKPDTRLQWWLNKR, from the coding sequence ATGTATCACCCTAGATTCTATGGAGATTTTTATAACATGGGGCTCAAATATGGTAGCCTATTGTTGAATAAGGCAAATTTCGTTTTACCAGAGATTAGTAAGGAAAAGTTCGAATTCGGTCTTCAGTCCTATGCCCATCTGCAAAACTTTTATTCCGAAGTAATAGAAGAGATTGAAGGGTTTGCGGAAGGAATAAAAGACAAACCAGAGAATGTGGGTGCATTCTTATTGAGCCTAGGTGTATTCAATAGTGCGGGTCAATGTAGCGTCTTTGCTTTTCGGAACAAAGAGTCAGTTCTCTTTGGAAGAAACTACGACATGCTCTTTGAGTTCAAAAAGTTCACCGAGAGTAGCCTAATTGCCCCTCAAGGTAAATTTGCCTACATCTGTCAGTCGGATGTGTTCATTGGTCGTTCTGATGGAATAAATGAAAAGGGGTTAGCCATTGCCATGTCATTTGTGAATGGGACAAGAATTCAACCGGGAGTAAGTTTTCATTTCATAGTGAGGAGAGTCTTGGAAGAATGTGAATCAACACAGCAGGCGGTAGAACTGATTCAAGAGGCACATGTGTCTTCTGCCAATAACTTTCTAATTGCAGATAGGTCGGGAGATTTGGCGGTTGTTGAATCTTGTCCGCAGAAAGCCATGGTCAGAAAGCCCAAATCTGATGAGAATTTCATCAGCATCACGAATCAGTTTCAATTGGCTGAAATGAAGAGTTTTGATGATGGAGGTGTTGAGTGGAGTAAGAGTATAGAACGATATGAAGGATTGGAGAGGCAGTTAAAAGGCATGTCGAGCATAGACTTGGACAGAGCTAAAGAAGTCCTGTCTGATGAATGTGTCTGCTTAGATTTGAAAAAGCAAGGATTTGGTACCATTTGGTCGGTCGTTTCAAATCTCAATGAATTGAGAATAGAAAGAGCTGAAGCCAAGCCTAAAGTCAAAAACTATAAGCCTGATACCCGATTGCAATGGTGGCTCAATAAGCGGTGA
- a CDS encoding restriction endonuclease translates to MSTKRLSTYDKLFDKYFDKDIIKAGTKYEILAAMVLKHLIDAGKVIHDIKLIGESTVKHQIDVYFEDNGTNRRILIECKDFDISEDSVGLGIIRDFSAVVDDIQPDEAFVFTCNDFTRDANKFAKHKGIKLAILREFRDEDMEGRIQKINLRFHILDATTPNVETAIEETHNPKIKQDLEAEQLSMTYLGKEQPLYLNTPNGRFQFNAYVEKIWNEYPRDTEGPVVLKHKLEDTTIEVANRGGVPILGLILRFEVIHDIEIQEIVSDKVAELIVTGFQNEDVIIFDQDIERFEIEGTTGEIIKK, encoded by the coding sequence ATGAGTACTAAACGACTTTCTACATACGACAAGCTTTTTGATAAATACTTTGACAAAGACATCATTAAAGCGGGAACGAAATATGAGATTCTTGCAGCTATGGTTCTCAAACATCTCATCGATGCCGGAAAAGTAATACACGATATTAAGCTTATCGGAGAGAGCACTGTGAAGCATCAAATTGATGTATATTTTGAAGACAACGGCACTAACAGACGCATTTTAATTGAATGTAAAGATTTTGATATATCAGAAGACTCTGTTGGACTTGGAATAATCAGAGACTTTAGTGCTGTGGTAGACGATATTCAACCCGATGAAGCTTTTGTTTTTACGTGCAATGACTTCACTAGAGATGCAAATAAGTTCGCGAAACATAAAGGAATAAAATTAGCCATATTAAGAGAATTTCGGGACGAAGACATGGAAGGAAGAATCCAAAAGATCAATCTTCGTTTTCACATTCTTGATGCTACAACACCGAATGTTGAAACCGCAATCGAAGAAACTCATAACCCAAAAATTAAACAAGATTTAGAAGCTGAGCAATTGAGCATGACATATCTTGGAAAAGAACAACCTCTCTATCTAAACACACCTAATGGAAGGTTTCAATTCAATGCATATGTTGAGAAAATATGGAATGAATACCCAAGAGATACTGAAGGTCCTGTAGTATTAAAGCACAAACTAGAAGACACAACGATTGAAGTAGCTAATCGTGGTGGTGTTCCTATTTTGGGTTTGATTTTGCGATTTGAAGTAATTCATGACATTGAAATTCAAGAAATTGTCTCAGATAAGGTAGCAGAATTGATAGTTACAGGATTTCAAAATGAAGATGTTATCATTTTTGACCAGGACATTGAACGATTTGAAATTGAAGGGACTACCGGAGAAATTATAAAAAAATAA
- a CDS encoding DUF4386 domain-containing protein: MKSNARIAGGLILLSFITGLLSVSPGVDSADYLTEAAGQSNQTIAAALYQFILAIIYVGIALLFFPVFSKLNKMLAVSFLGFRIIATTLMLVGTVLLLSILVLSQGYVNHPTSDTHTLHIIGNMLRYSRDYFNHVFMVLVLGISNLIAYYIFFRSRLIPSWISIWGMVGTLLSMTASVLLMFQVFDVITTEYLILNTPTAIVELLLGFWLIIKGWNTRDLPFAHE, from the coding sequence ATGAAGAGTAACGCGAGAATTGCAGGTGGGTTAATACTTCTCAGCTTCATCACGGGATTGCTAAGCGTGTCGCCAGGTGTAGATTCAGCAGACTATCTTACCGAAGCGGCAGGTCAATCAAATCAAACCATTGCAGCGGCGCTGTATCAATTTATTCTGGCCATTATTTACGTGGGGATAGCTCTTTTATTCTTTCCTGTATTTTCTAAGCTCAATAAGATGCTGGCGGTGAGCTTTCTGGGTTTTAGAATCATCGCTACAACGCTGATGCTCGTGGGAACCGTTCTTCTCCTTTCCATACTCGTTCTGAGTCAAGGTTATGTGAATCACCCTACATCTGATACCCACACTCTCCATATCATCGGGAATATGCTGAGGTATTCTCGCGACTATTTCAATCATGTGTTTATGGTGCTTGTATTGGGAATCAGCAATTTAATCGCGTACTATATTTTCTTTCGGTCAAGGCTTATTCCTTCATGGATATCCATTTGGGGGATGGTAGGAACCCTGCTATCCATGACGGCCAGTGTATTGCTGATGTTCCAAGTATTTGACGTAATCACAACGGAGTATTTGATACTCAATACACCAACCGCAATTGTTGAATTATTGCTGGGTTTCTGGTTGATTATTAAAGGATGGAATACCCGTGATTTGCCGTTCGCCCATGAGTAA